One window from the genome of Candidatus Omnitrophota bacterium encodes:
- a CDS encoding dicarboxylate/amino acid:cation symporter → MNDSSSRFDRFVLIAILAGIVLGVFSGWLVGPPMASLKFLGDLFMNALKAVIVPLIAASMIVGITGLGDVRRLGRIGGVTITYYALTTAIAVMIGLAVTNALKPGLGAPIAGAAAPDLIHNREFSFIDLLVEMIPSSVFGCMADNQVLPLIVCSLIFGGVLTTLGEEGEPLIRFFAGLNAAMMKIVQLIMIYAPIGIFALISSTLGEKGGGSAALEEIAKIGKFVVTVVLGLSLHGFLVLPLILFLFAKRNPLVYSFNMLGALTTAFSTDSSAATLPMTMKCAERNNRISPQTSSFVLPLGATVNMDGTALYEAAAALFIAEAYGISLSSLQQIVVFLTATLASVGAAAIPHAGLVTMVMVLQAVGLPLEGIGLVFTVDWFLDRCRTVINVWGDAVGAAVVDRFVPPKHETPPN, encoded by the coding sequence ATGAACGACTCTTCTTCCCGTTTCGATCGATTCGTCCTTATCGCCATCCTCGCCGGCATCGTCTTGGGCGTTTTTAGCGGTTGGCTTGTTGGACCTCCGATGGCGTCTCTTAAGTTTCTGGGCGATCTCTTCATGAACGCCTTGAAAGCCGTGATTGTTCCCTTAATCGCCGCCTCTATGATTGTGGGCATAACGGGATTGGGCGACGTCCGGCGCCTGGGCCGCATCGGCGGCGTAACCATTACTTATTACGCCCTTACTACGGCGATCGCCGTCATGATCGGGCTGGCTGTAACGAACGCCCTTAAACCCGGTCTGGGAGCGCCGATTGCCGGAGCGGCGGCGCCCGATTTGATCCATAATCGCGAATTTTCCTTTATCGATCTTCTTGTGGAAATGATCCCATCCAGCGTTTTCGGCTGCATGGCGGACAACCAAGTTCTTCCCTTGATCGTATGCTCGCTGATTTTCGGAGGCGTCTTGACGACGTTGGGCGAGGAGGGGGAGCCGTTGATCCGTTTTTTCGCAGGCTTGAACGCTGCTATGATGAAAATCGTTCAGCTTATCATGATCTATGCGCCTATCGGTATTTTCGCCCTGATCTCTTCCACCCTTGGCGAGAAGGGCGGCGGAAGCGCCGCTTTGGAGGAAATCGCCAAGATCGGGAAATTCGTCGTTACCGTGGTTTTGGGATTGAGCCTGCATGGCTTCCTCGTTTTGCCTCTGATTTTATTTCTCTTCGCCAAACGCAATCCTCTCGTTTATTCTTTTAATATGTTAGGCGCTCTGACGACGGCTTTTTCCACCGATTCCAGCGCCGCCACCCTGCCCATGACGATGAAATGCGCCGAACGCAACAACCGCATCTCGCCCCAGACCTCTTCGTTCGTTCTGCCGCTAGGCGCTACCGTCAATATGGACGGCACCGCTTTGTATGAGGCGGCTGCAGCGCTTTTTATTGCGGAAGCTTATGGGATATCTCTCTCTTCCTTGCAGCAAATCGTCGTCTTTCTTACGGCGACGCTGGCCTCGGTAGGCGCAGCGGCGATTCCTCACGCCGGGTTGGTTACGATGGTGATGGTTTTGCAAGCGGTGGGGCTGCCGTTAGAGGGAATCGGCCTGGTCTTTACGGTGGACTGGTTCCTGGATCGCTGTCGCACGGTCATCAACGTTTGGGGCGACGCCGTCGGCGCGGCCGTCGTGGATAGGTTCGTCCCGCCGAAACATGAGACTCCGCCGAATTGA
- a CDS encoding glycosyltransferase family 87 protein yields MPKALYFFELLFNAFAKRRCDDILIEGERFEPQGRRSSAIEGNWPSIERNGMKKKYVETNLFLAIFLILLLLAFAYTQTWVVRSGAPGNDYAYYIGASNSIRHGHSPYYEGWWYIYPPPLAVVLLPLSFFDHRTGYGIWTIIGIAAYGFAACRSGHCGRYF; encoded by the coding sequence ATGCCAAAAGCCTTATATTTTTTCGAGCTGCTCTTCAACGCATTCGCAAAACGCCGCTGCGATGATATCCTCATAGAGGGCGAACGGTTTGAACCGCAGGGAAGGCGCTCAAGCGCGATCGAAGGGAATTGGCCGTCCATCGAGAGAAACGGAATGAAGAAAAAATACGTCGAGACGAACCTTTTTCTGGCGATCTTTCTCATACTTCTTCTCCTCGCCTTCGCTTATACCCAAACCTGGGTGGTTCGCTCCGGCGCTCCGGGAAACGATTACGCCTACTATATCGGAGCCTCCAACTCCATCCGGCATGGTCATTCCCCCTATTACGAAGGCTGGTGGTACATTTACCCCCCGCCGCTGGCGGTTGTCTTGCTGCCTTTAAGTTTCTTCGATCATCGCACGGGATATGGGATATGGACGATCATCGGAATCGCCGCGTATGGGTTTGCCGCTTGCCGGTCTGGGCATTGTGGACGATACTTCTGA
- a CDS encoding glycosyltransferase family 87 protein → MDDHRNRRVWVCRLPVWALWTILLTAFWIPAYDAFHYGQVTPVITGILAIGLGKKPFYKGLAVGLAAAIKPTFILLAPFVAIAYGWTALLGSALGVLPAVVYVPWFVEYLHTIPRFTERYFAHNSIIHFLGYPGSVFLTCVLCLIVSLWKKNEESAYPAMIGIATIGTALWWHSYCPLIITILFFANRLIRRQEEKMDDDARDSADTVIPEN, encoded by the coding sequence ATGGACGATCATCGGAATCGCCGCGTATGGGTTTGCCGCTTGCCGGTCTGGGCATTGTGGACGATACTTCTGACTGCTTTCTGGATCCCCGCTTACGACGCTTTCCATTACGGCCAGGTTACGCCGGTCATTACGGGGATTTTGGCGATAGGCTTGGGTAAGAAGCCTTTTTATAAAGGCCTCGCCGTAGGTCTCGCCGCCGCGATCAAACCCACGTTCATCCTGCTCGCTCCCTTCGTCGCCATCGCTTATGGTTGGACGGCTTTGCTGGGAAGCGCATTAGGCGTCCTTCCGGCGGTGGTTTACGTTCCCTGGTTCGTCGAGTATTTGCATACCATCCCGCGATTTACCGAGCGCTATTTCGCCCATAATTCGATCATCCACTTTCTAGGGTATCCCGGCAGCGTCTTTTTGACTTGCGTTTTGTGCTTGATCGTTTCGTTATGGAAAAAAAACGAGGAATCCGCCTACCCGGCCATGATTGGAATCGCGACGATCGGAACGGCGTTATGGTGGCATAGTTATTGTCCGCTCATCATTACGATTCTTTTCTTCGCCAATCGGCTAATCCGCCGCCAGGAAGAGAAAATGGACGATGACGCTCGCGATTCGGCAGATACCGTTATTCCAGAGAATTAA
- a CDS encoding flagellin — protein MSVSRIVNNISAINASRNLDKTGRNLSKSIERLSSGLRINRAGDDAAGMSVANRLRTQVQGLDQAVTNASDGINLINVAEGALDETTSRLNRIRTLAIQSANTSVNDQKARLAIQDEVFQNIDEITRIAQTTRYGGSYLLNGDFSIQTENIEGQEEVGIEIDASPVASTLVNGKSFLNIIRTQNATSQIVAGDAVGANQVMNTGIRNQTDIAVSLAMFSQGRNFTGAAVVTTDTVASGLYLNGVSVYANDVIMFSGVLADGVTKFSGALTLAATSALGTAAGASSENPQDIIAAINRAIDNAEVALFGVPTAASVPTAYRTTVTLGGAASDNRGRLMLYNEGNYINQSSIDMTIFRSGNLITRSNGVTRSGAIGMDSALTGGGQVGNAVTAITGSTFQAGQFSIEVKDVQSAQQKRVESTVKFLDGNGARIVRTTTLGGTVQNNTLVINGSFVENVYTGGQTLRDNDVIVLKGTNADGTTFEGRFTYVDPATNVELQEADTDFNDFEFSTISGLIQEMNYRSRDYVAGAGVTDGVQTRFEDALFTYTPTGTLMLVDDIGRSNSEMTFTLTFQNRTDATPTEYYTIQDDGVMTLEGFAEQATFSVNGGEAVRAEAGDTVTLYGPQATKEGIPQSQVTFRVGNNFTSGTDKLETTPAEFRGTLNGGAAVDFRAGDQDVVFVDGNSGGNKGPSRFVTVDFDSIVDVTKRTDGLPDAGRTIVVSTSNSSLNFQIGAFADQNFKMAIGDMTAENLGFGRGSGRAVANINVSTLTGANEAIRILDEALSQVDKTRSILGSSTNRLEAAINNMSVSYENLQSSESRIRDADLTRETTAFTKNQVLQQAGISVLAQANFQSQGFLSLLG, from the coding sequence ATGAGCGTTTCCAGAATTGTCAACAATATTTCTGCCATCAATGCGTCCCGGAATTTGGACAAGACGGGACGAAATCTGTCGAAATCCATCGAAAGATTGTCTTCGGGACTTCGAATTAACCGCGCGGGCGACGACGCCGCCGGCATGAGCGTCGCCAACCGGCTGAGAACCCAGGTTCAAGGTCTGGATCAAGCCGTAACCAATGCATCCGACGGCATCAACTTAATCAACGTGGCGGAAGGCGCGTTGGACGAGACCACCTCTCGTCTTAACCGTATCCGCACGTTGGCTATTCAATCCGCCAATACTTCCGTTAACGACCAAAAAGCGCGTTTGGCGATCCAAGACGAAGTCTTCCAAAACATCGACGAAATCACGCGCATTGCGCAAACCACACGCTACGGCGGCAGTTACTTGCTGAATGGCGACTTCTCCATCCAGACGGAAAACATCGAAGGGCAAGAAGAAGTCGGCATCGAGATTGACGCTTCTCCCGTGGCCAGTACGCTGGTAAACGGCAAATCGTTCCTTAACATCATCCGAACCCAAAACGCTACCTCTCAGATCGTAGCGGGCGACGCCGTGGGCGCCAACCAGGTGATGAACACCGGCATTCGCAACCAGACGGATATCGCCGTGAGTTTAGCGATGTTCAGCCAAGGCCGCAACTTCACCGGCGCCGCCGTTGTGACGACGGATACAGTGGCTTCCGGTCTGTATTTGAACGGCGTCTCCGTATACGCTAACGACGTTATCATGTTCAGCGGCGTTCTCGCGGACGGCGTAACCAAGTTCAGCGGAGCGTTGACTCTAGCCGCTACTTCGGCGCTAGGCACGGCGGCGGGAGCTTCTTCGGAAAATCCGCAAGACATCATCGCCGCTATCAACCGGGCGATCGATAATGCGGAAGTCGCCCTCTTTGGCGTTCCGACAGCCGCCAGCGTTCCTACGGCATACCGCACCACAGTAACCCTCGGCGGCGCCGCGAGCGACAACCGCGGACGTTTGATGCTGTACAACGAGGGCAATTATATTAACCAGTCCAGCATCGACATGACGATATTCCGGAGCGGTAATCTGATCACGCGCTCCAACGGCGTTACTCGTTCCGGCGCCATCGGCATGGATTCTGCTCTGACAGGCGGCGGCCAGGTAGGAAACGCCGTCACCGCCATCACCGGTTCGACCTTCCAAGCGGGCCAATTCTCGATCGAAGTCAAGGACGTCCAATCCGCGCAACAGAAGAGAGTGGAAAGCACCGTCAAGTTCCTGGACGGAAACGGCGCTCGAATCGTGCGAACGACGACATTGGGCGGAACCGTTCAGAATAACACGCTGGTTATCAACGGCTCCTTTGTGGAAAACGTCTACACCGGCGGCCAAACCCTTCGCGATAACGATGTGATCGTTCTGAAAGGCACAAACGCGGACGGTACGACGTTTGAAGGACGGTTTACTTACGTCGATCCTGCCACAAATGTGGAGTTGCAAGAAGCGGATACCGATTTCAACGACTTCGAATTCTCTACGATTTCCGGTCTGATTCAAGAAATGAATTACCGCTCGCGGGATTATGTGGCAGGCGCGGGAGTAACGGACGGCGTGCAAACGCGGTTTGAAGACGCCCTCTTTACTTACACTCCTACGGGAACCTTGATGTTGGTCGATGACATTGGCCGGTCCAATTCCGAAATGACCTTCACCTTGACGTTCCAGAACCGTACCGATGCCACTCCGACGGAATATTACACGATTCAAGACGACGGCGTTATGACGCTGGAAGGATTTGCGGAACAGGCCACCTTCTCGGTTAACGGCGGCGAAGCCGTTCGCGCCGAAGCGGGCGATACTGTTACTCTTTACGGTCCCCAAGCGACGAAAGAAGGCATACCGCAATCGCAAGTTACCTTCCGCGTCGGCAATAACTTCACCTCCGGTACGGATAAGTTGGAAACGACTCCGGCGGAATTCCGAGGAACCTTAAACGGCGGCGCAGCGGTCGATTTCAGGGCGGGCGACCAGGACGTGGTCTTTGTCGACGGCAACTCCGGCGGCAATAAGGGGCCATCCCGCTTCGTCACCGTCGACTTCGATTCCATCGTTGACGTTACCAAGAGAACCGACGGTCTGCCCGACGCCGGACGAACCATCGTCGTGTCCACATCCAATAGTTCCTTGAATTTCCAAATCGGCGCTTTCGCCGACCAGAACTTCAAGATGGCGATCGGCGATATGACGGCGGAAAACCTTGGCTTCGGACGCGGCAGCGGACGGGCTGTGGCGAATATCAACGTCAGTACGCTGACAGGCGCCAACGAAGCGATTCGCATTTTGGATGAAGCCCTTTCCCAGGTCGATAAAACGCGATCGATTCTCGGTTCGTCGACCAATCGTCTGGAAGCGGCCATCAACAACATGAGCGTCTCGTACGAGAACTTGCAATCCTCCGAGTCTCGCATCCGCGACGCCGATCTGACGCGCGAAACAACGGCCTTCACCAAGAACCAAGTTCTGCAACAAGCGGGCATCTCGGTCTTGGCGCAAGCAAACTTCCAGAGCCAGGGCTTCTTGTCGTTGCTTGGCTAG
- a CDS encoding flagellar protein FlaG encodes MDITPISNVDRLLSAAGADRRYRKTISSDSFDEAKSEAVLENRANPTFSNNENGGRRIPGNADPKPALEQNFQESNGAASRRLKFQVDKQTGRTAIMILDSKTNEVIREIPSEELREISEKLSRMRGFVIDGKA; translated from the coding sequence ATGGACATTACTCCCATATCAAACGTAGATAGACTGCTTAGCGCCGCTGGAGCGGATCGCCGCTATCGCAAGACGATTTCCTCCGATTCTTTCGATGAAGCGAAATCGGAAGCTGTTCTTGAAAACCGGGCGAATCCAACGTTCTCCAATAACGAGAATGGGGGACGCCGGATTCCGGGAAACGCCGATCCGAAACCTGCGCTTGAACAAAACTTTCAGGAATCCAATGGCGCCGCTTCTCGCCGCTTGAAATTTCAGGTCGACAAACAGACGGGAAGAACGGCGATCATGATCCTTGACTCGAAAACCAATGAGGTGATTCGCGAAATTCCTTCCGAAGAGTTGAGAGAAATTTCGGAAAAACTGAGCCGGATGCGCGGATTCGTAATCGACGGCAAAGCTTGA
- the fliD gene encoding flagellar filament capping protein FliD: MSTLGIDGLISGFNTTELIESLLDRYARGPIEQIEERITTETEKLAGIQTVNANLLSLEITTGSIGTASLFNGKEAKSSNESILSVSANSAAEVGSYSFRVDNLAKAEQVSSDLFVSTSDELGLSGKFILNGKTVSLTDTDTLSTLAAKINAANAGVKANTIQIAPNQNKLVINAKSTGVNKIEMREVGNANILSSLGLTVSDSRYDYTVNADTTGAISSAFEDTVTFSFIDKNFTVTDAGGQNTLTVNLNANTDGNADGALTLQEIADKINSTSTGASANISASVATEQDGKKRLVISSETGIPTRFEDSDNVLFELGVVSGVQSAGLTSTTSSVGDLMNLGSTITSTIQIQDGDGSNTISVDIDLDSDSLDDIVEKINDAAAAETGSDVSARVITVSGVSRLEITSASGLSTAAGDSIFTDSNNVLKTLGLLDDSFKNYDQQGENSQFSYNGVAVNRESNIVSDLIDGVTLSLNEESSSYATVSITEDYSNVAETVDSFITAYNSLANMIAEYTAFDPEEGTKGVLFGDSTIRDLSSSLAAGISSLIPNMPGAKVSDLNDGTGIDLGSIKITNRLGASATFDLTGAETVQDILDAINTNKDIKVTASVNSAGTGFNLTDNSGGTGQFKVEEVNGATTANDLGLLYSIYSNNINGASIYDGGSTSLASIGISLNSDGTLSFDSTKLQSALNQDPDLVKNLLTAANVGFAKSFGAIVKRFSAYGTGLMDARTESIQDRIDMYNDQIERYNDRAEAMEITLRKQFTALESTLSESQQLSQYLTQQLGGSSS, from the coding sequence ATGAGCACTTTAGGGATCGACGGTCTGATATCCGGATTCAACACCACGGAATTGATCGAATCATTGTTGGATCGTTACGCACGCGGTCCTATCGAGCAGATCGAAGAGCGGATTACGACCGAGACAGAGAAATTGGCCGGCATCCAGACGGTTAACGCCAATCTCCTCAGTCTTGAAATCACCACGGGAAGCATCGGAACCGCTTCTTTATTCAACGGGAAGGAAGCGAAAAGTTCAAACGAATCCATCCTATCCGTTTCCGCCAACAGCGCCGCGGAAGTGGGATCGTATTCTTTCCGGGTGGATAACCTAGCCAAGGCTGAACAGGTCTCATCCGATCTTTTCGTTAGTACGTCGGACGAACTCGGATTAAGCGGTAAATTCATTCTCAACGGCAAAACCGTTTCGCTCACCGATACGGACACGCTTTCGACCTTAGCCGCCAAAATCAATGCGGCCAACGCCGGCGTAAAAGCCAATACGATCCAAATCGCTCCCAATCAAAACAAACTCGTCATCAACGCTAAATCCACCGGCGTTAACAAGATCGAGATGCGGGAAGTCGGCAATGCGAATATTCTCTCCTCGCTGGGCTTGACCGTCAGCGATTCACGCTACGATTACACCGTCAACGCGGATACGACGGGGGCGATCAGCAGCGCTTTTGAAGATACGGTTACTTTTAGTTTCATCGATAAGAATTTCACCGTCACCGATGCGGGGGGACAGAATACTCTCACTGTCAATTTGAACGCCAATACGGACGGGAACGCCGACGGAGCGCTCACGCTGCAGGAAATCGCGGACAAAATCAATTCTACCTCCACGGGCGCTTCGGCGAATATTTCCGCCAGCGTGGCCACGGAGCAGGATGGCAAAAAACGGCTGGTCATATCCAGCGAAACGGGCATCCCCACCCGCTTCGAAGATTCGGACAACGTTCTATTCGAATTAGGCGTCGTTTCCGGCGTTCAGAGCGCAGGATTGACTTCCACTACTTCATCTGTGGGCGATCTCATGAATCTGGGTTCAACCATAACATCCACCATCCAAATCCAGGACGGCGACGGCTCCAATACGATTTCCGTCGATATAGACCTCGATTCCGATTCGCTCGACGATATCGTGGAAAAAATCAACGACGCGGCGGCGGCGGAAACGGGATCGGACGTATCGGCCCGCGTGATAACGGTGAGCGGCGTATCCCGCTTGGAGATCACCAGCGCATCCGGACTTTCGACGGCGGCGGGCGATTCCATCTTCACGGACAGCAATAACGTCCTGAAGACGTTGGGCCTTTTGGACGACAGTTTCAAGAATTACGATCAGCAGGGCGAAAACTCGCAGTTTTCTTATAACGGCGTCGCCGTCAACCGCGAATCCAATATCGTAAGCGATTTGATTGACGGCGTAACGCTCTCTCTGAACGAGGAAAGCAGCAGCTACGCCACCGTTTCCATCACGGAAGACTATTCCAACGTCGCCGAAACCGTCGACAGTTTCATTACGGCGTATAACAGTCTGGCGAATATGATCGCCGAGTATACGGCTTTCGATCCGGAAGAGGGTACGAAAGGCGTTCTTTTCGGCGATTCCACCATCCGCGATTTGTCGAGTTCGTTGGCGGCGGGGATCAGCTCGTTGATCCCGAATATGCCCGGCGCCAAAGTCTCCGATTTGAACGACGGAACGGGAATCGATCTTGGCAGCATCAAGATAACCAACCGGCTGGGCGCCAGCGCCACATTCGATCTTACGGGAGCGGAAACCGTACAAGATATTCTTGACGCTATCAATACGAATAAAGACATCAAAGTAACAGCTTCCGTAAATTCGGCGGGAACGGGTTTCAACCTGACGGACAATTCCGGCGGGACGGGGCAATTCAAGGTGGAAGAAGTGAACGGCGCCACCACTGCCAACGATTTGGGATTGTTGTATTCCATATACAGCAACAATATCAATGGCGCCAGCATTTACGACGGCGGTTCAACCAGCTTGGCCAGCATCGGAATCTCATTGAATTCGGATGGGACGCTGTCGTTCGACTCGACCAAATTGCAAAGCGCATTGAATCAAGATCCCGATCTCGTGAAGAATCTACTTACAGCGGCCAATGTAGGCTTTGCCAAAAGTTTCGGCGCGATCGTGAAGCGATTCAGCGCTTACGGCACGGGTTTAATGGACGCCCGGACCGAATCCATCCAAGACCGCATCGATATGTATAACGATCAGATCGAACGTTATAACGATAGAGCGGAGGCTATGGAAATAACCCTGCGCAAGCAGTTTACGGCTTTGGAATCGACGCTCTCCGAGTCTCAACAATTGAGTCAATATCTTACGCAGCAACTAGGCGGAAGCAGCAGCTGA
- the fliS gene encoding flagellar export chaperone FliS → MAAHLAHSHKQYLKTQIDTASQPQLLLMLFEGAVKKLHLAKKAIAERAIEKSHQELTKVQRIFVELMIALDLEKGGEIAANLLRIYDFIYHRLVQANIRQNAAIIDELLPIIEDLRSGWIQAVEIFNSEQKNAAGKPLSSSAPAVLPASSQKLSTETAKKPETTAKSPVKPPARNPYARPAKAAAESPQERPRLNIRG, encoded by the coding sequence GTGGCGGCCCATTTAGCGCATTCGCATAAACAATATCTCAAAACGCAAATCGACACAGCCAGCCAACCGCAACTCTTGCTGATGCTTTTCGAGGGGGCCGTCAAAAAACTGCACCTCGCCAAAAAAGCCATCGCCGAACGCGCCATTGAAAAATCCCACCAGGAACTGACGAAAGTCCAACGCATCTTCGTGGAATTGATGATCGCCCTCGATCTGGAAAAAGGGGGGGAGATCGCCGCCAATCTACTTCGCATTTACGATTTTATCTATCATCGGCTGGTGCAGGCCAATATCCGGCAAAATGCAGCGATCATCGACGAATTGCTTCCCATTATCGAAGACCTGCGCAGCGGCTGGATTCAGGCGGTGGAAATTTTCAACAGCGAACAGAAAAACGCCGCCGGAAAGCCGCTCTCTTCCTCAGCGCCCGCCGTCCTGCCCGCTTCTTCCCAAAAGCTGTCGACCGAAACGGCGAAGAAGCCGGAAACGACGGCCAAATCTCCCGTTAAGCCGCCTGCGAGAAATCCTTACGCCCGCCCGGCGAAAGCCGCTGCGGAAAGCCCTCAGGAACGCCCGCGCTTGAATATCCGCGGGTGA
- a CDS encoding NYN domain-containing protein — MPNEPDQKRAVAFFDGQNLFLSVKYAFGYTHPNYNPLALAESIANSQSWSLSQVNFYTGMPSYSENPFWNNFWIAKLAVMESRGIHTYSRLLKYTDESATLPDGTSASIRIGREKGIDVRIALDIVRMAQENLYDVALIFSQDQDLSEAIDEVRNISRYQSRWIKVACAFPFSPFSGNKCGLERTDWIRIEKETYDACIDPIDYRPKTKT; from the coding sequence GTGCCGAACGAACCAGATCAAAAACGGGCAGTAGCTTTTTTCGATGGACAGAATCTCTTTCTTTCCGTCAAGTACGCTTTCGGCTATACCCATCCCAATTACAATCCCCTCGCTCTCGCCGAATCCATCGCCAACTCGCAAAGTTGGAGTCTCTCGCAAGTCAACTTCTACACGGGGATGCCTAGCTATTCGGAGAATCCATTTTGGAATAATTTTTGGATTGCAAAACTTGCCGTTATGGAATCGCGCGGCATCCACACGTATTCCCGGTTATTGAAATATACTGATGAATCGGCGACGCTTCCCGACGGAACTTCCGCTTCCATACGCATTGGCCGGGAAAAAGGAATCGATGTTCGCATTGCGTTGGATATCGTTAGAATGGCGCAGGAAAATCTCTACGATGTAGCATTGATCTTTAGTCAGGATCAAGACCTTTCCGAAGCGATCGATGAAGTCAGGAACATCTCCCGATATCAAAGCCGATGGATTAAAGTCGCCTGCGCTTTTCCCTTCAGTCCTTTCTCTGGAAACAAATGTGGTCTAGAAAGAACGGATTGGATTAGAATCGAAAAAGAAACATACGACGCCTGCATCGATCCCATCGATTATCGCCCGAAAACCAAAACATGA
- a CDS encoding sugar phosphate isomerase/epimerase family protein has protein sequence MTPYYLGVHSQEKGLFVMKFGIHAYAWCSQWSNDTLDLIDRVKELGLDFIEIPLMCLETFDAQAVKARLESAGLDSCTSTVLLGDTDITSRDEGIRRKGVDYLKACVKATHDIGAANFSGVIYSQHVKAAVKPPTPQEWEYSADALREVARFAQDFGVQVGLEPVNRYETYLVNTCEQAIKLIETIGEPNVKVHLDTYHMNIEEKSFYGAAKLAGDKLIHIHLCENDRGIPGTGLVDWDGLFKALGEMNYQGCAALESFVECTGNMNTWVWRRLAQDGDTLVREGIAFIKGMQKKYGLA, from the coding sequence ATGACGCCATATTACCTTGGCGTCCATTCTCAAGAGAAGGGATTGTTCGTCATGAAATTCGGCATTCACGCTTACGCTTGGTGCTCCCAATGGAGCAACGATACGCTGGATTTGATCGATAGGGTGAAGGAATTGGGATTGGATTTTATCGAGATCCCTTTGATGTGCCTGGAAACGTTCGACGCCCAGGCCGTCAAAGCGCGCTTGGAAAGCGCAGGACTCGATTCTTGCACATCCACTGTGCTATTAGGCGATACGGATATCACCAGCAGGGACGAAGGCATCCGGCGCAAAGGCGTGGATTATCTAAAAGCGTGCGTCAAGGCGACGCATGACATCGGCGCGGCGAATTTTTCCGGCGTCATCTATTCCCAGCACGTCAAGGCGGCAGTAAAGCCTCCGACGCCGCAGGAATGGGAATATTCCGCCGACGCGTTGCGCGAAGTTGCCCGCTTCGCTCAAGATTTCGGCGTGCAAGTCGGATTGGAGCCGGTGAACCGCTACGAAACCTATCTCGTCAACACCTGCGAGCAAGCGATCAAACTGATCGAGACGATCGGCGAACCCAACGTCAAAGTGCACCTCGATACCTATCACATGAATATCGAGGAAAAAAGTTTTTATGGCGCCGCCAAACTCGCGGGCGACAAGTTGATTCACATCCACCTTTGCGAAAACGACCGAGGAATACCCGGAACCGGCCTGGTGGATTGGGACGGCCTTTTCAAAGCCTTAGGGGAAATGAATTATCAAGGATGCGCGGCTTTGGAGTCCTTCGTCGAGTGCACCGGCAACATGAATACCTGGGTATGGAGGCGGCTGGCGCAAGATGGAGATACGCTCGTACGCGAAGGCATCGCGTTCATCAAGGGAATGCAGAAGAAATACGGCCTCGCGTAA